In Fodinibius saliphilus, a genomic segment contains:
- a CDS encoding tetratricopeptide repeat protein, producing MSKKQVKEELEQDILLETFSKAQSLYDNNKSAIIGAAIAVIVLIGGSIGYYYYSAAQESEAQQLMAKATQAYLNQDYQTALTGSETQFTVGFEQIINNFSITDAANLASYYASVCEFKLGNTQEALNYINNYEIPDGILGVGPISFHGVLLTDLGNHAQAAETYVKAAEWDKNESTTPYNYLEAARAYQDAGNTNKAREYAQKVVDEYSQSSYITTAEKLLGTLAVAQ from the coding sequence ATGAGTAAAAAACAAGTAAAAGAGGAACTCGAGCAAGACATTCTGCTGGAGACATTTTCGAAGGCACAGAGCTTATACGATAACAACAAATCGGCTATTATAGGTGCAGCTATTGCAGTTATCGTTTTAATCGGTGGTTCAATTGGTTACTACTATTATTCAGCTGCACAAGAAAGTGAAGCCCAGCAACTTATGGCTAAAGCTACCCAGGCCTATTTGAATCAAGACTATCAAACGGCATTGACAGGATCTGAGACCCAGTTCACTGTAGGTTTTGAGCAGATTATTAATAATTTTTCTATAACTGATGCTGCAAATCTAGCCAGCTATTATGCTTCTGTTTGTGAGTTCAAACTTGGGAACACCCAAGAAGCTCTCAATTACATTAATAACTATGAAATCCCCGATGGCATTTTAGGTGTTGGCCCAATCTCTTTTCATGGTGTCCTACTGACAGATCTGGGTAACCATGCACAGGCAGCTGAAACTTATGTCAAAGCAGCTGAATGGGATAAAAACGAGTCTACTACTCCTTACAATTATCTTGAAGCTGCACGAGCATACCAAGATGCTGGTAACACAAATAAGGCGCGTGAGTATGCCCAAAAGGTTGTAGATGAGTATAGCCAAAGTTCATATATAACAACGGCCGAAAAGTTATTAGGCACACTGGCTGTTGCGCAATAG
- a CDS encoding sodium:solute symporter produces the protein MSGSEIISVDLSFFDIVTIGVYFLIVFAIAWWASHRERSQNESTDYFLAGRDVGWFVVGASLFASNIGSEHLIGLAGSGFAEGVPVAQYEILAGIALLMLGWIFVPFYLKSNVSTMPEFLEKRYDSKSRMYLSVVSIIGYVLTKISVTIYAGGIVFEAIGVDFWVGAFILVVVTGIYTIFGGLKAVVYTDLVQMFVLLGGALAVTFFGLQELGGWGEMTKVVDPEFFSLWRSAEHSNYPWTGILFGAPILGIWYWCTDQFIVQRVLSARDEENARKGTIFAGYLKMLPLFIFVLPGIVAYALVQQGTLNINEPNNTLPVLAQAVLPVGLRGLVIAGLFAALMSSLSSVFNSCSTLITLDFYKKYKENTSEHELVIVGQVSTVILVILGLLWIPFMEYFSNQLFLYLQSIQAYIAPPITAVFLVGLFYKRLNSTGAFVSLISGFILGLLRFFLELYKSSLSGFWYDIATINFLHFALLMFVICTVILIAVSLFTEKPDEEQIKDVIYHKTIEDTQLTRRSIWFTIGLIGIIAFMWIYFS, from the coding sequence ATGAGTGGATCTGAAATTATTTCAGTAGATCTTAGCTTTTTTGATATCGTTACCATTGGTGTTTACTTTCTTATTGTTTTTGCGATTGCCTGGTGGGCTTCTCATCGTGAACGTTCACAAAATGAATCTACCGATTACTTTCTGGCTGGTCGGGATGTCGGATGGTTTGTAGTGGGGGCTTCACTTTTTGCCTCCAATATTGGATCTGAGCATTTAATTGGTCTTGCGGGCAGTGGGTTCGCAGAAGGCGTTCCTGTGGCACAGTACGAGATACTTGCGGGTATTGCCCTGTTGATGTTAGGATGGATTTTTGTACCGTTCTATTTGAAAAGTAATGTGTCAACGATGCCCGAGTTCCTGGAGAAACGCTATGATAGTAAATCTCGTATGTATCTTTCAGTGGTTTCTATTATTGGATATGTACTTACCAAAATTTCGGTTACGATTTATGCCGGAGGTATTGTGTTTGAAGCCATTGGGGTCGATTTTTGGGTTGGCGCATTTATCCTGGTTGTAGTCACCGGCATCTATACTATTTTCGGGGGACTTAAAGCCGTGGTCTATACCGATCTTGTGCAGATGTTCGTGCTTTTGGGAGGGGCCTTAGCAGTTACCTTCTTTGGCTTGCAAGAACTTGGAGGATGGGGGGAAATGACAAAAGTTGTTGATCCGGAATTCTTTAGTCTGTGGCGCTCGGCAGAACACTCCAACTATCCATGGACAGGTATTCTATTTGGTGCACCGATACTTGGTATTTGGTACTGGTGTACCGATCAATTTATCGTTCAGCGGGTACTTTCAGCCAGAGATGAAGAGAATGCCCGGAAGGGTACCATTTTTGCTGGTTATCTGAAGATGCTTCCGTTGTTTATTTTTGTATTGCCCGGTATTGTAGCTTATGCATTGGTACAACAGGGAACCCTGAATATTAATGAACCCAATAATACGCTTCCGGTTCTTGCACAAGCAGTACTGCCGGTAGGTCTGCGGGGCTTGGTAATAGCAGGACTTTTCGCAGCGCTTATGAGTTCACTGTCATCTGTATTTAATTCGTGTTCTACCCTAATTACGCTCGATTTCTATAAAAAATATAAGGAAAACACTAGTGAACATGAGCTCGTTATTGTCGGGCAGGTCTCTACGGTGATTTTGGTTATCCTTGGGCTATTGTGGATTCCATTTATGGAATATTTTTCTAATCAATTGTTTTTATACCTACAAAGTATACAGGCCTATATTGCGCCTCCTATTACTGCTGTATTCTTAGTGGGGCTTTTCTATAAAAGACTCAACAGTACCGGAGCTTTTGTATCATTGATATCAGGATTTATCCTTGGGCTGTTGCGTTTTTTCCTAGAGTTGTATAAAAGCTCATTGTCGGGTTTTTGGTATGACATAGCTACCATCAACTTCCTGCATTTTGCTCTGCTTATGTTTGTGATTTGTACAGTCATTTTGATTGCGGTAAGTCTGTTTACTGAAAAACCGGATGAAGAGCAGATTAAAGATGTTATTTATCACAAAACCATTGAAGACACACAGCTAACAAGACGTTCAATATGGTTTACAATTGGTCTCATTGGAATAATTGCTTTTATGTGGATCTATTTCAGTTAA
- a CDS encoding Gfo/Idh/MocA family protein, which translates to MKLDRKVRYGMVGGGPGAFIGEVHRKAAALDGNIELIAGAFSSDPEKSAQKGKELNLDQRRVYDTYKEMAQEESALPQDERIDFVSVVTPNHLHFDVCKTFVEAGINVVCDKPMTNTIKEAEELCRLVKEYGVIFALTHNYTGYPMVKEARQMIINGKLGKLRKVVVEYPQGWLSEPVEQEGTKQAVWRTDPNRAGVSSVVADIGSHAENLVEYITGLRLKELYADIHTFVDERALEDDANMLVHYENGVRGILYASQISIGEENDFNIRIYGDKAALEWHQETPNTLNIKYPDRPEEIYKRGNPYLSEAANKASRIPPGHPEGFIEGFANIYCNVADAVTARLQGEEIDITSYDFPTVQDGAVGVHFIHKAIESGKERKWVDMQYSPPS; encoded by the coding sequence GTGAAATTGGATCGAAAAGTTAGATATGGGATGGTAGGCGGTGGCCCGGGAGCTTTTATTGGAGAGGTACATCGTAAGGCAGCAGCTTTGGATGGCAATATTGAGCTGATTGCCGGAGCCTTTTCATCCGATCCGGAAAAGTCTGCCCAAAAAGGTAAAGAGCTTAACTTGGATCAAAGGCGTGTATATGACACCTACAAAGAGATGGCACAAGAAGAGTCGGCACTGCCCCAGGATGAACGCATCGATTTTGTCTCTGTAGTCACGCCTAACCACCTCCATTTTGATGTGTGTAAGACCTTTGTTGAGGCCGGTATTAATGTGGTTTGTGATAAACCGATGACGAATACTATAAAAGAAGCCGAAGAGTTATGCCGATTGGTTAAAGAGTATGGTGTGATTTTCGCTCTTACCCATAACTATACAGGGTACCCCATGGTGAAAGAGGCTCGGCAGATGATAATAAATGGAAAGCTGGGTAAACTTCGAAAGGTTGTTGTAGAATATCCCCAGGGATGGCTGTCGGAACCAGTGGAACAAGAAGGAACTAAACAGGCCGTTTGGCGGACTGACCCAAACCGAGCGGGGGTGTCATCTGTTGTAGCCGATATAGGCTCGCACGCCGAAAATTTGGTAGAATATATTACAGGACTCCGACTCAAAGAGCTCTATGCTGATATTCATACATTTGTTGATGAAAGGGCACTTGAAGACGATGCCAATATGTTAGTGCATTATGAGAATGGTGTACGGGGCATCCTTTATGCTTCGCAAATCTCGATTGGTGAGGAAAACGATTTTAATATTCGCATTTATGGTGATAAGGCTGCTTTAGAATGGCACCAGGAAACACCGAATACCCTCAATATTAAATATCCTGATAGGCCCGAGGAGATATATAAAAGAGGAAATCCTTATTTGTCGGAAGCAGCAAATAAGGCAAGTCGAATTCCACCCGGGCACCCCGAAGGGTTTATAGAAGGTTTTGCCAATATTTATTGTAATGTTGCGGATGCAGTGACAGCTCGTCTTCAGGGTGAAGAAATAGATATTACCAGTTATGACTTTCCTACTGTTCAGGATGGGGCTGTGGGCGTGCATTTTATTCACAAAGCTATTGAAAGTGGAAAAGAACGTAAATGGGTAGATATGCAATATTCGCCCCCTTCCTAA
- a CDS encoding gluconate 2-dehydrogenase subunit 3 family protein: protein MDRREALKTLSLGTLAAGFAMTGCQSAPKKAAEQPEFWKHVTEEELEKWNSQFFTDHEFETVRQLGNMIIPADKRSGNAEDAGVPQFIDFTMLDRPHYQTPIRGGLKWLDVQCQKRFNTTFVDCTELQKKEMLDEIAYPDQAKPEMQQGVNFFNQFRDLVASGFWSSKMGIEDIGYIGNQPSDWQGCSHEALEHLDLADETS, encoded by the coding sequence ATGGATAGAAGAGAAGCTTTAAAAACACTTTCACTTGGTACATTGGCGGCCGGCTTCGCCATGACGGGGTGCCAGTCTGCGCCTAAAAAAGCGGCAGAGCAGCCTGAATTCTGGAAGCATGTAACCGAAGAGGAACTGGAGAAATGGAATTCCCAATTCTTTACGGATCATGAATTTGAGACGGTTCGCCAGCTGGGTAATATGATTATTCCGGCAGATAAACGGTCAGGTAATGCCGAAGATGCCGGTGTTCCCCAGTTTATTGATTTTACAATGCTGGATCGACCTCACTACCAGACTCCAATTCGTGGTGGATTAAAGTGGCTGGATGTGCAATGCCAAAAGCGTTTTAATACTACCTTTGTTGACTGTACAGAATTACAAAAGAAAGAAATGCTCGATGAAATTGCCTACCCGGATCAGGCAAAACCGGAAATGCAGCAGGGAGTAAACTTCTTTAACCAGTTTAGGGACTTAGTTGCTTCGGGCTTTTGGTCCAGTAAAATGGGAATTGAAGATATCGGTTATATCGGAAACCAGCCGAGCGACTGGCAGGGATGTTCCCATGAGGCCCTCGAACATTTGGACCTTGCCGATGAGACGAGTTGA
- a CDS encoding GMC family oxidoreductase, translated as MQIIESSEKYDVCIVGSGAGGGMAAHELTKAGLNVLMLEAGDWFDSEDFAMFTWPYETPRRGGPTDRQPFGEFDACFGGWDIEGEPYTTTADTDFSWFRGRMLGGRTNHWGRISLRFGPDDFRAKSVDGRGDDWPISYEEISPYYDKVDRLIGVFGTNEGIPNEPGGIFLDPPEPRCYEHLIKNACEDMDIPIIPSRLSILTEAINDRAPCHYCGQCNRSCATHSNFSSPSVLLPPALETGNLKIINNAMVREVTYSDGKATGVSYVNKEDGKEYKVKARTVVLAASACESARLLLNSKSRDFPNGLANSSGVVGKYLMDSTGTSVAGLIPQLMNSPAHNEDGVGGGHLYIPWWKDNSKLDFARGYHVELWGGRGMPSYGFMGGIHGYNDMFQDRPKGRGGYGKQLKEDYRRYYGSVVGLSGRGESIAYEDNYCEIDPNVVDEWGIPVLRFNYEWSDQEYNQVKHMQETFREIIDEMGGETFGDMPGKEDGYGITEPGQIIHEVGTTRMGDDPQKSVLNKHCQAHDVDNLFVVDGGSFVSQPHKNPTWTILALSMRASEYITDQMSKRNI; from the coding sequence ATGCAAATTATTGAAAGTTCTGAAAAATATGATGTTTGTATCGTTGGGTCCGGTGCTGGTGGTGGAATGGCTGCCCATGAGCTGACAAAGGCAGGTTTAAATGTATTGATGCTAGAAGCCGGTGACTGGTTTGACTCTGAGGATTTTGCCATGTTTACCTGGCCTTATGAAACACCTCGACGTGGCGGTCCTACCGATCGGCAGCCCTTTGGGGAATTTGATGCCTGTTTTGGTGGTTGGGATATCGAAGGAGAACCCTATACGACGACCGCAGACACTGACTTTAGCTGGTTTCGCGGACGCATGCTTGGAGGACGTACAAACCATTGGGGACGTATATCGCTGCGGTTTGGTCCGGACGATTTTAGAGCAAAAAGTGTTGATGGACGTGGTGACGACTGGCCCATTAGTTATGAGGAGATATCTCCCTATTATGATAAAGTAGATCGCCTTATTGGAGTATTTGGCACTAACGAGGGAATCCCCAATGAACCTGGAGGCATTTTTCTTGATCCTCCGGAACCGCGGTGTTATGAACACTTAATAAAGAATGCGTGTGAGGATATGGATATTCCCATTATTCCTTCGCGCTTGTCGATTTTGACGGAAGCAATTAACGATCGCGCTCCATGTCACTATTGTGGACAGTGTAACCGCAGTTGTGCTACGCATTCTAACTTCTCATCACCATCAGTACTGTTACCGCCAGCCCTTGAAACCGGTAATTTGAAGATCATTAACAATGCGATGGTGCGTGAGGTTACTTATAGTGACGGTAAAGCAACGGGCGTTTCATATGTAAACAAAGAGGATGGAAAGGAATACAAGGTAAAGGCCAGAACAGTTGTACTTGCTGCTAGTGCATGTGAGTCGGCTCGGTTACTGCTTAATTCTAAGTCGCGAGATTTCCCCAATGGGTTAGCCAACTCCAGTGGAGTGGTGGGAAAGTATCTAATGGATTCGACCGGGACATCTGTTGCCGGTCTTATCCCTCAACTGATGAATTCTCCAGCTCATAACGAAGATGGTGTTGGTGGGGGGCACTTATACATCCCTTGGTGGAAAGATAACAGTAAGCTTGATTTTGCACGTGGCTACCATGTAGAACTGTGGGGCGGTCGCGGAATGCCCAGTTATGGTTTTATGGGCGGAATCCACGGTTATAATGATATGTTTCAGGATCGTCCTAAGGGCAGAGGAGGATACGGCAAACAACTTAAAGAAGATTATCGCCGGTATTACGGTTCTGTAGTTGGTCTGTCGGGACGTGGCGAAAGTATTGCCTATGAAGATAATTACTGCGAAATAGATCCGAATGTGGTTGATGAATGGGGAATTCCGGTACTTCGGTTCAATTATGAATGGAGTGATCAGGAATACAACCAAGTGAAGCATATGCAGGAAACTTTTCGTGAGATTATTGATGAGATGGGTGGAGAAACGTTTGGAGATATGCCTGGAAAAGAGGATGGTTACGGCATTACAGAACCGGGACAAATTATCCATGAGGTGGGTACTACCCGCATGGGAGATGATCCCCAAAAATCAGTACTTAACAAGCATTGCCAGGCTCACGACGTAGATAATCTATTTGTTGTGGATGGAGGCTCTTTTGTATCGCAGCCCCATAAGAACCCAACGTGGACCATACTGGCTCTCTCAATGAGAGCATCGGAATATATAACGGATCAAATGAGTAAGCGAAATATCTGA
- a CDS encoding 3-keto-disaccharide hydrolase, which yields MNTSRVLLLAIVGCGLFLTGCQSSEKKDENHKEEKVEENIPDNTLTEAEKEDGWKLLFNGEDPEEHWRGYCKDGFPEKGWTVENSAIKVIGSGAGEAGHGGDIISKKKYRNFELKLEWKVEKGGNSGIFYLAEEQCGEEGEPIWKSAPEMQILDNENHPDARLGENGNRQAGALYDMIPAEPQNANTHGEWNEVRILVYQGTVVHFQNGEKVLEYHLWTDDWKEMVANSKFDDFEGFTDVAKEGYIGLQDHGNDVWFRNIKVKEMTN from the coding sequence GCAATTGTTGGATGCGGACTCTTCTTAACGGGATGCCAATCATCGGAAAAAAAGGATGAAAACCACAAGGAGGAGAAGGTGGAGGAGAATATTCCGGACAATACGTTAACTGAAGCGGAAAAAGAAGATGGCTGGAAACTGCTGTTTAATGGCGAAGATCCAGAGGAGCATTGGCGGGGATACTGTAAGGATGGATTTCCTGAAAAAGGGTGGACTGTAGAAAATAGTGCGATTAAAGTGATTGGTTCTGGTGCTGGAGAAGCAGGTCATGGAGGTGATATCATCAGCAAAAAGAAATATCGCAATTTTGAACTCAAGTTGGAGTGGAAAGTAGAGAAGGGCGGTAACAGCGGTATTTTCTACCTCGCCGAAGAGCAGTGCGGTGAAGAGGGAGAGCCGATCTGGAAGTCTGCTCCGGAAATGCAGATCCTCGACAATGAAAATCATCCCGATGCCCGTCTTGGTGAAAATGGAAATCGGCAGGCCGGTGCACTATATGATATGATCCCTGCTGAACCGCAGAATGCCAATACGCATGGCGAGTGGAATGAAGTTCGAATTTTAGTGTATCAAGGTACGGTTGTGCATTTTCAGAATGGCGAAAAAGTGCTGGAGTATCACCTATGGACAGATGATTGGAAAGAGATGGTAGCCAATAGCAAGTTTGATGATTTTGAAGGCTTCACTGATGTTGCCAAAGAAGGCTATATTGGGTTACAGGATCATGGCAATGATGTATGGTTCCGAAATATCAAAGTTAAAGAAATGACAAACTAG